In a single window of the Verrucomicrobiaceae bacterium genome:
- a CDS encoding DUF1460 domain-containing protein, translating to MNRRHFLSMLPMSALPSLSAAEFLSQKRTFIGREKFDAVVRLALAGNWRAQPMGQRVALFGQALRGTRYVAWTLEIDDRVESPSVNFNGLDCWTFFETALGLARMIATPQPSYSPSDLLRQIEWTRYRGGVCRGGYLDRIHYLDEWFTDNAARGNIKYITGKIGPVTRMTGRTNDEMSLEPKIYRYLRASPALIPALNQIERRLEKVPFHYIRKEQVAACEGRIQSGDIIGIVTHRQHVFCSHVGLALHTADGACRFMHASLTAKRVIVDKPLHEYLAGIQAHAGIVVARPV from the coding sequence ATGAATCGACGTCACTTCCTCAGCATGCTGCCAATGTCGGCGCTTCCTTCCTTGTCAGCGGCTGAATTTTTATCGCAGAAGAGGACATTCATCGGGCGGGAGAAGTTCGATGCGGTGGTGAGGCTGGCGCTGGCCGGAAACTGGCGTGCGCAGCCGATGGGGCAGCGTGTGGCGCTGTTTGGCCAAGCATTGCGCGGCACCCGGTATGTAGCGTGGACGCTGGAGATCGACGACCGCGTGGAGTCACCGAGTGTGAATTTTAATGGGCTGGACTGCTGGACGTTTTTTGAGACCGCATTGGGTCTGGCGCGGATGATCGCCACGCCGCAGCCATCTTACTCACCCTCTGATCTGCTGCGGCAGATCGAGTGGACGCGGTATCGCGGTGGTGTATGCCGTGGGGGCTATCTGGACCGCATTCACTACCTGGATGAGTGGTTCACCGACAATGCGGCACGCGGGAACATCAAATACATCACCGGCAAAATCGGTCCTGTGACACGGATGACGGGCCGCACGAATGATGAGATGTCTCTGGAGCCGAAAATCTACCGCTACCTGCGTGCGAGCCCCGCCCTCATCCCAGCGCTCAATCAGATCGAGCGTAGGCTGGAGAAGGTGCCCTTTCACTACATCCGCAAAGAGCAGGTGGCCGCGTGTGAGGGGCGCATCCAGAGTGGGGACATCATCGGTATCGTCACGCACCGGCAGCATGTTTTTTGCTCGCATGTGGGGCTGGCGCTGCACACGGCGGATGGTGCCTGCCGCTTCATGCACGCATCTCTCACGGCAAAGCGTGTGATCGTGGATAAGCCACTGCATGAGTATTTAGCAGGTATCCAGGCGCATGCAGGCATCGTGGTCGCGAGGCCTGTGTGA
- a CDS encoding MFS transporter: MSVNLASKPHPHVRRNFVCHCLEGGFYMGGVAFLQPETVMPKMVESLHGGALIISIMPAILAATFAFAGLFVSPRVERLHRFKPWVMTFGLLQRLPYLIAGLVLWQADHLPGWLLPVVVLTPVMSGLIGGIGVVAWMEMVTRMIPERIRAAGWAARYIMQAVIGMGAGAVIHQVLTHLPGHRGYAVLHFIAFGFLLLSWISQLPMKEAAHIMPTHPPQPYWSYLRGMPAMLASQPHLLKLIATRFTGMGYLMLVSFLTLHALHVTGSAEAEVGRFVSLQNVGTILGSLTAAWLGYHSGGRVLLIASRVLCILVCAWSCFTHSFTGFMAVYFVFGFGLFLDRVGDLTLTAELCPLERRSTYQAALGFCNVWALLLATLLGGFLYRSTASFQSVAALAGCFATVSIIILLRIPEPRRVTTG; this comes from the coding sequence ATGTCCGTAAACCTCGCCTCAAAGCCCCATCCGCATGTGCGGAGGAACTTCGTGTGCCATTGCCTAGAGGGCGGATTCTACATGGGCGGCGTGGCCTTTCTCCAGCCAGAGACGGTGATGCCAAAGATGGTCGAGTCCCTGCATGGCGGCGCTTTGATCATCTCCATCATGCCAGCCATCCTCGCGGCCACCTTCGCCTTTGCGGGGCTCTTCGTTTCACCACGCGTGGAGCGGCTGCATCGCTTTAAGCCCTGGGTCATGACCTTTGGCTTGCTGCAAAGACTGCCCTACCTCATCGCGGGTCTCGTCCTCTGGCAGGCAGATCATTTACCAGGCTGGCTGCTACCCGTCGTGGTGCTCACGCCGGTGATGAGTGGCCTCATCGGCGGCATCGGCGTCGTCGCATGGATGGAGATGGTCACACGCATGATCCCAGAGCGCATCCGCGCAGCAGGCTGGGCCGCACGCTACATCATGCAGGCCGTCATCGGTATGGGTGCAGGTGCCGTGATCCATCAGGTGCTCACGCATCTACCAGGGCACCGGGGCTATGCCGTGCTGCACTTCATTGCCTTCGGCTTCCTACTTCTATCCTGGATCTCGCAGTTACCCATGAAGGAAGCTGCGCACATCATGCCCACACACCCTCCGCAGCCCTACTGGAGCTACCTGCGGGGCATGCCCGCCATGCTCGCATCACAGCCCCATTTGCTAAAGCTCATCGCCACGCGATTCACCGGCATGGGTTATCTCATGCTCGTCTCTTTCCTCACCCTGCATGCCCTGCACGTCACTGGCAGCGCGGAGGCAGAGGTAGGCCGCTTTGTATCGCTGCAAAACGTCGGCACCATCCTCGGCAGCCTCACCGCAGCGTGGCTCGGCTATCACAGTGGCGGGAGGGTCCTCCTCATCGCCTCTCGCGTGCTCTGCATCCTCGTTTGTGCATGGTCATGCTTCACCCACAGCTTTACCGGCTTCATGGCCGTGTACTTTGTCTTTGGATTCGGCCTTTTCCTCGACCGCGTGGGTGACCTCACCCTCACAGCGGAGCTTTGTCCCCTGGAGCGCCGCTCCACCTACCAGGCGGCGCTGGGTTTTTGCAATGTGTGGGCTCTCCTACTCGCCACGCTGCTTGGCGGCTTCCTTTACCGTAGCACCGCATCGTTCCAGAGTGTCGCCGCACTTGCAGGCTGCTTTGCCACTGTCTCCATCATCATCCTGCTGCGCATCCCAGAGCCGCGCCGCGTCACCACTGGCTAA
- a CDS encoding FHA domain-containing protein — translation MAALVIYSEDDSIQTYRIENDLTTIGRHPESDIVLDSASASGRHASIKKSGSNCFVNDLGSSNGTRVNGADVEEALLRNGDRVSFGDVQCLYYTGEPPSSAELKKAVAPATAVPVPANNAPLPAPTVMAAEKPSELPRASARPALSPVRRAYSRNAPSDYPDDAGGGCMNAAIVIGLFIVAFIVGLSLRHSREMNGNFINDFMAKLTEKVPTVKFERKEDEKKGEAKDSDGEMK, via the coding sequence ATGGCCGCTCTAGTCATTTACTCGGAGGACGACTCCATCCAGACCTACCGCATTGAGAACGATCTCACCACCATCGGCAGACATCCAGAAAGCGACATCGTGCTGGACTCTGCTTCAGCCTCTGGCCGTCATGCGTCGATCAAAAAGAGCGGCAGCAACTGCTTCGTGAACGATCTCGGCTCTAGCAACGGCACCCGTGTCAATGGCGCGGATGTCGAGGAGGCGCTGCTGCGCAATGGGGACCGTGTATCCTTCGGTGACGTGCAGTGTCTCTACTATACTGGCGAGCCCCCATCCTCCGCCGAGCTGAAAAAGGCCGTCGCACCGGCCACAGCCGTGCCAGTGCCTGCAAACAATGCACCTCTGCCAGCCCCCACCGTTATGGCGGCTGAAAAACCCTCAGAGCTACCACGTGCCTCTGCCCGCCCAGCTCTGAGTCCCGTACGCCGTGCCTATAGTCGCAATGCGCCCTCGGATTATCCTGATGATGCCGGCGGCGGATGCATGAATGCGGCCATCGTGATCGGCCTCTTCATCGTCGCCTTCATCGTCGGTCTTTCTCTGCGCCACAGCCGTGAGATGAATGGAAATTTCATCAACGACTTCATGGCCAAGCTCACGGAAAAAGTGCCCACCGTGAAATTCGAGCGCAAAGAAGACGAGAAAAAAGGCGAGGCAAAAGATAGCGACGGCGAGATGAAATAA
- a CDS encoding DUF1501 domain-containing protein, translating into MQLPFDRRTFLNRSAYGIGGIALATLLQEQGLLATSEQAKAAHYDLKPKQPHGFGQAKAMISMFMQGGPSQIDLFDPKPELMKLDGKEFPGEVKYDDAAGASREVMGPQWKFKKHGQCGMDVSELLPHFAGITDDVTLIRSMHTGVNNHGQSIYALLNGQATGGRPTLGSWLTYGLGSENQDLPAYVALTDPRGLPVLGVDNWSNGWLPSLFQGTVIRSKEPRIPNLDAPLSLKGEAQERYLNFVQRLNRDHLASRPGESDLEARIQSFELAARMQTAAKEALDLSKESAATKKLYGLDHPATAEFGTRCLIARRLVERGVRCISLFTGNQTWDHHQSIMTNLPAACQYVDQGAAALVIDLKQRGLLDSTIVHWGGEMGRLPVIQNRSGAKDRRAVGRDHNTYGFSMWVAGGGFKAGYTHGETDEFGHKAVKDVVNHFDYHATLLHLFGLDPKKLTYKRNGTNQVLVENPQARVVTELLA; encoded by the coding sequence ATGCAGCTCCCTTTTGATCGCCGCACCTTCCTGAACCGCTCCGCATACGGCATCGGCGGCATCGCATTGGCCACGCTGCTGCAGGAGCAGGGGCTACTAGCGACCTCCGAGCAGGCGAAGGCAGCGCACTACGACCTCAAGCCGAAGCAACCGCATGGCTTCGGCCAGGCAAAGGCGATGATCAGCATGTTCATGCAGGGAGGTCCCAGCCAGATCGACCTCTTTGATCCGAAGCCAGAGCTCATGAAGCTCGATGGCAAAGAATTCCCCGGCGAAGTCAAATACGATGACGCAGCAGGTGCCAGCCGTGAGGTGATGGGCCCCCAGTGGAAATTCAAAAAACACGGCCAGTGCGGCATGGATGTGAGTGAGCTGCTACCGCACTTCGCAGGCATCACGGATGATGTCACACTCATCCGCAGCATGCACACAGGCGTGAACAATCACGGCCAGAGCATCTACGCCCTGCTCAATGGCCAAGCCACTGGCGGCAGGCCCACTCTAGGCTCCTGGCTCACCTATGGTCTAGGCAGTGAAAATCAGGATCTACCGGCCTACGTCGCCCTCACAGATCCACGCGGCCTGCCCGTGCTCGGTGTGGATAATTGGAGCAACGGCTGGCTGCCCTCTCTTTTCCAAGGCACCGTCATTCGTAGCAAGGAGCCACGCATTCCCAATCTCGATGCCCCATTGAGCCTGAAGGGCGAGGCGCAGGAGCGCTACCTCAACTTCGTGCAACGGCTGAACCGCGATCATTTGGCCTCCAGACCGGGTGAAAGCGATTTGGAGGCACGGATTCAGAGTTTTGAGCTCGCCGCACGCATGCAGACAGCCGCGAAAGAAGCGCTCGATCTGTCAAAAGAGAGCGCTGCCACGAAAAAGCTCTACGGATTGGATCATCCGGCTACCGCAGAGTTCGGCACACGCTGCCTCATCGCCCGGCGACTCGTCGAGCGCGGTGTGCGCTGCATCTCACTCTTCACTGGGAATCAGACCTGGGACCACCACCAGAGCATCATGACAAATCTCCCTGCGGCCTGCCAATATGTCGATCAGGGAGCAGCAGCGCTCGTCATTGACCTAAAGCAACGCGGCCTGCTCGATTCCACCATCGTCCACTGGGGCGGAGAAATGGGCCGACTGCCCGTGATCCAGAACCGCAGCGGCGCCAAAGATCGCCGTGCAGTCGGGCGCGATCACAACACCTACGGCTTCAGCATGTGGGTAGCCGGTGGCGGATTCAAAGCTGGCTACACCCATGGCGAGACAGATGAATTCGGCCATAAAGCGGTCAAAGACGTGGTGAACCACTTCGACTACCACGCCACGCTGCTCCACCTCTTCGGACTGGATCCGAAAAAGCTCACCTACAAGCGCAACGGCACCAATCAGGTGCTCGTCGAAAACCCACAGGCTCGCGTCGTAACCGAGCTGCTGGCCTGA
- the fabG gene encoding 3-oxoacyl-[acyl-carrier-protein] reductase — translation MGKLQDKVAVVTGAGRGIGKAIAEAFAAEGAKLAIVSRTQANSQAAADAINATHPGAAKGYALDVADAAACAEVGKQILADYDHVDILVNNAGVTKDGLLLRMSEEDWDIVLDTNLKGAFNMVKAVQRSILKQKGARIINISSVIGLIGNAGQANYAASKAGLIGFTKSLAREFAGRGVTANCICPGFIATDMTHVLNDQVKEEILKKIPLGDLGQAADIAAAALYLASPEARYVTGQVLTVDGGMVM, via the coding sequence ATGGGAAAACTCCAAGACAAAGTCGCCGTCGTCACCGGTGCCGGACGCGGCATCGGCAAAGCCATTGCTGAAGCCTTCGCTGCGGAAGGTGCCAAGCTCGCCATCGTCAGCCGCACCCAGGCCAACTCACAAGCCGCTGCGGACGCGATCAACGCTACCCACCCCGGTGCGGCCAAGGGCTACGCTCTCGATGTCGCTGATGCAGCCGCCTGTGCGGAAGTGGGGAAGCAAATCCTCGCCGACTACGATCATGTGGACATCCTGGTGAATAACGCCGGCGTCACCAAAGACGGCCTGCTGCTGCGCATGAGCGAGGAAGACTGGGATATCGTGCTCGATACCAATCTCAAGGGTGCCTTCAACATGGTGAAAGCCGTCCAGCGCAGCATCCTGAAGCAAAAGGGAGCCCGCATCATCAATATCAGCAGCGTCATCGGCCTCATCGGCAACGCTGGCCAAGCGAACTACGCCGCCAGCAAGGCCGGGCTCATCGGATTTACCAAATCACTCGCCCGCGAGTTCGCGGGGCGTGGAGTCACGGCGAACTGCATCTGCCCTGGCTTCATCGCCACTGACATGACGCATGTTCTCAATGATCAGGTGAAGGAGGAGATTCTCAAAAAAATCCCACTCGGTGATCTCGGTCAGGCCGCAGACATCGCTGCGGCTGCGCTTTACCTAGCGAGTCCAGAGGCCCGCTACGTCACTGGACAGGTGCTGACGGTGGATGGCGGCATGGTGATGTGA
- a CDS encoding dipeptidase — translation MNPPGLDDLLTCLRFPSVSTDSTHRGDVRACAEWLLAKVKGMGLTATLHETPGHPVLVAKNKHIAGRRTVLLYGHYDVQPAEPLHEWKTPAFEPTIRDGRIYCRGATDNKGQFMAHLQGLSETLAAHADLPVNLTLLLEGEEEIGSPNLKPFLQKHAEELKCDLVAISDTGMVAPGMGTFTYGLRGIACLEFWVHGPTIDLHSGIFGGAIMNPLTAVSRLIATLHDAEGRVAVGGFYDGVRPIQAWEREAWAALGDADAEMLSLTGSPSLFGEPGYSVRERVWARPTIEVNGIGGGYQGEGSKTVIGKKAFAKLSCRLVPDQQPEHVLKLVTDHLRHHTPDGVRLEIKPGHTGMPYLMDPHSSIGQAAQRALAKAFPGQKLALIREGGSIPIVQAFKDVLGADTLLLGLALPDCQAHAPNENYPIANFSSGVRLNQALLAELA, via the coding sequence ATGAATCCCCCTGGACTCGACGATCTGCTCACCTGCCTGCGTTTCCCCTCTGTCTCCACCGACTCCACCCATCGTGGTGACGTGCGAGCGTGTGCCGAATGGCTCCTAGCCAAAGTGAAAGGCATGGGCCTCACTGCGACACTGCATGAGACACCGGGCCACCCCGTGCTCGTGGCCAAAAACAAACATATCGCCGGACGCCGCACCGTGCTGCTCTACGGCCACTACGACGTCCAACCCGCTGAGCCCCTGCATGAGTGGAAAACGCCCGCCTTTGAGCCCACCATCCGTGACGGACGCATCTACTGCCGTGGCGCTACGGACAACAAAGGCCAGTTCATGGCCCATCTCCAAGGCCTGAGCGAAACACTCGCCGCGCACGCCGATTTGCCAGTGAATTTGACGTTGTTGCTCGAAGGCGAGGAAGAGATCGGCAGCCCTAATTTGAAGCCCTTTCTCCAGAAACACGCGGAGGAGCTCAAATGTGACCTCGTGGCCATTTCCGACACTGGAATGGTCGCTCCAGGCATGGGCACCTTCACCTACGGGCTGCGCGGCATCGCCTGCCTGGAATTCTGGGTGCATGGACCCACGATCGACCTGCACAGCGGCATCTTTGGCGGTGCGATCATGAATCCTCTCACCGCAGTCTCGCGGCTGATCGCCACGCTGCATGATGCAGAAGGCCGTGTCGCCGTGGGCGGCTTTTATGACGGCGTGCGTCCCATCCAGGCGTGGGAGAGAGAGGCCTGGGCCGCATTGGGGGATGCAGATGCAGAAATGCTCAGTCTCACGGGCTCACCTAGCCTGTTTGGTGAGCCTGGATACAGCGTCCGTGAGCGAGTATGGGCGCGGCCCACCATCGAAGTCAATGGCATCGGAGGCGGTTATCAGGGGGAGGGCTCCAAGACCGTGATCGGGAAAAAGGCCTTTGCGAAGCTGAGTTGCCGCCTCGTGCCGGATCAGCAGCCTGAGCATGTTTTAAAGCTCGTCACCGATCATTTGCGGCATCACACGCCCGATGGAGTACGGCTGGAAATCAAACCCGGCCACACCGGCATGCCTTACCTCATGGACCCGCACTCCAGCATCGGCCAGGCCGCGCAGCGAGCCCTGGCAAAAGCATTCCCCGGTCAAAAACTCGCCCTCATTCGCGAAGGCGGCAGCATCCCCATCGTGCAGGCATTCAAAGACGTGCTCGGGGCTGATACCCTACTCCTCGGACTCGCGCTACCAGACTGCCAGGCTCACGCCCCCAACGAGAACTACCCCATCGCAAACTTCTCCAGCGGCGTGCGGCTCAACCAAGCCCTACTGGCCGAGCTAGCCTGA
- a CDS encoding DUF423 domain-containing protein yields MRIRLSAILGLLGVILGASGAHGSLHDRLIATGELAHWQTAVQYHLIHAVLAVALALCSSAGGKRAQWAWRCLVMGILLFSGSLYVLAITQIKSLGAVTPFGGLSLMLGWLLLAAAQWDVNSREP; encoded by the coding sequence CTGCGCATTCGTCTTTCTGCCATCCTGGGCCTGCTGGGCGTCATCCTCGGCGCGAGTGGTGCTCACGGCAGTCTGCATGACAGGCTCATCGCCACGGGTGAGCTTGCTCACTGGCAAACAGCGGTGCAATACCATCTCATCCACGCGGTTTTGGCTGTGGCGTTGGCCCTGTGCTCCAGCGCAGGTGGCAAGCGTGCTCAATGGGCCTGGCGCTGCCTCGTCATGGGCATCCTTCTCTTCAGCGGCTCGCTCTACGTGCTCGCCATCACTCAAATCAAGTCTCTCGGTGCTGTGACACCCTTTGGTGGCCTGAGTCTGATGCTTGGCTGGCTGCTACTCGCCGCTGCCCAGTGGGATGTGAATTCCCGTGAGCCCTGA